In the Natrinema sp. CBA1119 genome, CGACGTTTCCTACAAGACGATCTACCGGCGCGTCCAGCGCTTTCTGCGAGCGCTGGACGCGCCTCGGCTACAATTTGAAGGCCCGATTGAGATCGACGAATTCTACGTGAAAGCTGGACTCAAAGGCCGCGAGCGCGACCAGCCGTCGCGCTCGCGTGGCCTATCCACACGCGGACGTGGAACATACGCTGAGGACAAACTCCCCGTCTTTGTTCTCGCAGATCGTGGCAGTGGTGAACGGTACGTGATCCCGGCGAAAGCCGCGATGGAATCGAAGATTCGACTCCTGCTGGCCGACCGCCAGCAGGAGTCGTTAACTGTCTATACTGACGGCTTTCGGGCGTACGAACCCCTTGAGGAGGACGACGCATTCACTCGTGAATACGTCGTCCACGGTGACGGTGAGTATGTTGATGGAGACGTTCACGTGAACACCTGCGAGAGCCACGCGTCGCTGGCGCGACGGTGGCTCTCGCCGCATCGAGGCGTCTCCAAAGACAAACTCACACCGTATTTCCGAGCGTTTCAACTCCGCCGTGAAGTGTTCCGCAAACCGGGTGGCGAAGCGCTCAAAACCATCCTCAAAACTGTGCTGTGACTCACCAACAATCTACGACATAAGAGCGTTCTCATTTCTTGAATGGTTTCACGGTATTTTCTCTACCGCTTTCTCATCCAAACTGTTTGATAGCCGGACTTCGACCACTCTTAGATGGCTTACATCGTCTAAATCGTAATGCTCCGCGATTTTCTTGAGAATATTCTCCTCTGCATCTTCTGTGATTTGACTGTCCGTACGTAGTTTTTCTCCACCTGTTTCCGGTAGATCGATCAAACAGTTTTTATGGACGTTGAGCACGCCGTAGCCATAGACCTCGTCTTCTAAATCAAACGCAAATCCTTTCTTTGCCATGTATAGTTCACCTCTTGCAGCTATATTTCAAATGATTTTATGATTATTTACTTTATGTGGAATTGGGCGATAATTGAGGAGTTACAGAGACAGAATACTTGTCCTTCTTTCCAGGGCTGTTGTCTCTTCCCACTATCTATAATTGCATTTTCAGTTTTATAATAATTAGTATTGATAAATGTTTTCAATCCTGTATGGTTATAGAAGAAATGTTATGTAGATAATATAAAGCCCACTGTGAGTGGCGCGGCCAAGGAGTAGTTCTACATCTATCAAGAGGGCCCCCTCTCCGTTTTTAGCAGGAAGAGCCTCGGCGGTGCGACGAGTGCTGCACCCAGAGGCCAGACATATTTCCGTATTTTGAAACAGAGAGCAATATATTTCATCACGAAATCCGATATGACGATTAATGAATAAGCGGTATCCACTTGGATTGTTACATCTGGGCTTAGGTCTCAGTATTGTCGTCGGATCGCTTCTCAAACATGACCCCATTATCTTCCTTATTGGAGCCCCGCTCCTCGTTAACGGATTATGGATCTTGTACAGCCACAATCCCCTTTATAACCTGGGAAGACTGGTGAACAGGCCTCCACGACCGTAAGAGACTTGCATGACTGTGATAGGCGATACCCCCACGCAGTACAGTGACGTGGAAATAGAAGGGGTGCCTTCCACGGCGAAGAGGCGAATCCCGATACTGTCTCATTGGGATCGGACGGATAGATCGCCTCGGTTAGCATACAATAGGCTAGAGAGCCCCTTAATAGCGAAGCCTAAGCCGCGATGGATGATGTGGTGACGGCTCTGGTCGGCCACCCTTTGGTCTCCGTTGCGGCAGCCAATATTGGATCTCTGACTGGAAGAGAAGAGAGTTCACCACTACTCCCGAAATAATTCGATTCCGTGAAAGGAAAAATCGTTGTGAGATGACCCTAAGCAAATCGACAGCAGAGACGGTCTACAAACGATGAGATCCATATCTTGAGGAAGCAGGGTCACAGCCTGAACCGGTACGTGGAATGACTACCCATTCGACATTAACGCATTGGTACGGAGTGGCATCCATTAGATAGACTACGAGTAGCCGATTAATAACAAACCTCTATACTCAGGATAGCATGATTGTGATGGGGATACAAACAAACTGGATGGGAAACGAGACAGGGAAAGTCTGACAGAAAAACAATATCGGATCCTTACCTACCTCCGGAGCCACACCACTGACCAAGTATATTTCAAATCACGGTATATTGCAGATGAGCTTGGGTTAACTCCGACAGAGGTAGGACCAAACATTCCAGCTATACAGCAGGCCGATACCAAACTTGAGATCGAGAAGTGGGGCTATTCGTCGAGTACAACGTGGATGGTAACCGCCTAGGAACCGACCGTTATCTCCCCTAAGGTGGTCAAGGCAGATGCCCCTTCCTCAACGAGTGCGGGGGCTTTCAGTGTCCGCGCCGGAAGCAGGAAGCAAGTAGGGAGAGGAGGATGTCAATCAAAGGTTTGGAGCCGTATCCGTAACTTGTTTCCGCCGAGGGAGCTCTCACCGATCAACAGTTGTCCCCCGGATTTTTCAACTGTCCATTTGGCAAGCCAGAGCCCGAGACCGCTTCCGTGCTGGTGGGATGTGATCTCGGCACCGTCAGCGATCACTTTGCGTTCCGATTTGGGGATTGTAGGTCCATCGTCATCAATAACGAGGTCGATCCACTCGTCTTCGACCACCGGCTGTGTATAAATCCAGATATGGGACTGGTCTGCCGGGTTGTGCTCCACAGCGTTTTCAACTAACTCCTCAACTGCAGTCCGGATGTCGGAACTGGCCCGTACACATAGTGTAGGGGGTATATCTGTCTTGATAACGGATGAAGGATACTTTTTCCGGAACTCCTCAACGGTGTCGTCAAGAACCGCCATGAGATCAACCCTGTTATCTCCGGTAGGCGGCCTCCCCAAGATCTGGTGTATCTGTCCGACCTCCTCGGAAAGGTTCCGTAGGTTGCTGATTGATTCACGCGCATCGGTCGCGATCTCATCTGTTCTGTCGTCTGACCGGTCCAGCCGTGCGATAAGCCGTTCGACGTTCCCCTCAATGACCGTTACCTGGTTTCGAAGATTATGTCGAAGAACACGGTTAAGCACCTGTACCTGGCGTTCTTGCCGTGATACCTTGGTCAGTGGCGTATACACCGCGAACCCGTCAACTCTATCACTGTCGTACGGAATTCCACGGTACAAGAACTCTTGGAGGCCATCAAAGGTCTGTCTCTGCACTCGCTGATAGTTGACCTCGCCGTCATCCGTCCGCTTATCGAGTGTGGCAGCCTCACGTCTTAACCACTCTGGGACGATATACTTGTTGAGCGGGGCATTGACGATCTGGTCACGGCTGTAACCAAATAGATCGACAAAAGACTTGTTGACCCACCGAACTTCTGGCTCGGATCCCACCAGTTCAAAACCGACAACCGCGTCCTGGATATGCTCAATTAGGTGGCTGAACCCGTCAACGTCCTCAGGCACCTCCACCATAATCACCGACCCTCAAGATCAACTGCAACAACCGCACTAAAACTTCCCCCAGTATAGAGGTTATTTCCAATCATGGTATCCATGTCTGTAACACTACGGTAAAACAATTACCATACCAACAGAATCTGCATAGTGACTTCCGGTGTGTGAAGTGCGGGTCGGAAGCGGACACGGGATACTTGCTTATGGCTGCGGCGACGGCGTTGTTGTTTTCCGGCATGGATCCGCTGATCACGGCCTTGAATTCCGGATTTATTGATGCAGTGACAGATAATTTTAAATACTCCCGACTATATCTTCGATAAGTATAATTAGGTAATAGTCATGTGATCAACTGTGATATACGAACACCTATATGAATTCCCTACCTGTCTGAGGACAATACAGCCGGAGAATCATCACTGAAACTATGCTCTGGTACCTCAACAAAAATCGGATAAACAGAAGTAAGATCCAACAGTGAAATTGATCAGAGAGATCTTAAAGCAACTCGAGGTTGACTCAGTTGATGACCTCGAGGTCAACCAGGAAATCACTGTCGAAAACGGAGACTTCCCAGAGCTAAACATAAAAAAGGTCGACGGAAACCATGTAATCGTCGGCCACTACTATAGACGGATGGGTGAAGTAAAGGCCTGCCCTGAAATCATCTTCAAAGTCAAGGACGGTGAGTGGATTCCTATCCGGTATACACAGAGCCAAGGGATCCACCGACACGACAAAAACGGGTTACAGTCAGGCCAAAAGTTCGTTAAGCAGTGGAGTCGCACCCTCAAATCCCAAGGATTTGTCGACGCAGCCAAGAAGCAAGGAAACAAAGCAAAATCACTGGACACTACTACATGCTCCACCACTTCCCCCAGGAAAAGAGCAGATCCTCCAGTTAGCCCAGCGATGAATGTTGAGGACATACTCGAAAAATATGGGCTTACGAAAGAGACTACAGCCCGGTACATCGATGCGGTCACACGGATGAGCCAGGCAGAGACTGCTGAAGAGCTCGAGGTCTCACGGGACACAGTCAACCGGTATAAAAACGCCTTCGACAGAATGACCTGTCTCGAACGAATACAGCTCACCGCCTCACTGAGTACAAACAAACTCCTCCAACAAATTTCCGAAAACATCCAAGAGTGACATCTACAGGGAGTACCGATGTCTCTGGTAAACTCATCGTTGAAACAGGAAGCTCCAACCTCAAGGAACGAGCAGTGATAGCTGCAAGTGAGTAGGATGGTAGTTCACTGTGTCAGGGATTCCCCCAGTATTGCTTTCTGACTGGTTTGGAGTAGCCGCATCCGGAATATGGATAGAAGAGATATTGGTCTATATGACCCGGTTTAAACCCTCTTCTTTATACATTAGCTCTCGTGAGACTACTTCCCACTACATATGCGGACTTCCCGCTGTAACTTCTATAATATATAATATATGTTGTAAGAAGCTTCATGAACATATTGTATGTATATCCAACAAATTAACCATCCGGTGGTGAAATCCGTTAGTGATAGGCTATGGGACGCTTTCAACTGATTCCTTCGGGGGCAGATAATAGTGGATAGTGTTGCCTTTCGGATTCCGTCTCTCAAATTCTATTTCACCGCCGAGTGATTCGACACACCATTTCATGACGAACAAGCCGACGCCGGACCCGTGAGATGTACTGGTAGTTTCCTCGAGGTCAAATAGGGGATTGGTTTCGACATCAGGTATCTCTGGGTTCCTATCGCTGATTTGGATATCAACCCGGCCGGTGTTCGGTGACGGACCAATCTCAACCTTGACGAATGGATCTGTCTTTTCGTTGTGAATTATCGCGTTCTCAAGCGCGTGAGTAAGAGCAGTCCGAAACCCGTTATTGACGTATGTCCACATCTCTTCCTTCTCTTCGATAGTGATCTCTGCCGACGGATAGTCGGTTTCAATAGTAGTCGTTACTTCTTCAACAGTGTCAGCTACGTTTCGGTAAACTCGCTGTGTTTCGGTTGAGTCTACTGACTGTTCGATTTCCTTCACCGACTCGGCTATGTTTCCAAGTTCTGCCGCTCCAGATTGGATCGTCTCAGCGGCCGTATCCACATAGCTGCTCTCGGTGGTATCTCTAATCTGTGTAGCACTGCCCTGAATGAGCGTCGCCTCATTCCGTAGGTTATGACGGAGTAGTCGCCAAAATAACTCAGCTCGGTGACTCATGTCGTAGTAATCAGTTATGTCATGTATCTCTGCAAAGACTCTCTCTTGGCTACCGCCGGAAAACTGTGATAGCCGAATCCGAGTCCAAATAAGTTCACCATCACCCCGTTTAATACGCCACTTGAACTGTTGCGGGTTTCCGGAAACGCTCACACGAAGTCGGTTAATAAAGTCTGGTTCTGAAAACGAATAAGAGTTGGCAGTGTATCTCTCAATCGGTATCTCACGGAGGCGGTCCACCGGGTACCCCATGATCGATTCTAGGCGGTTATTCGTGTCAAGAATTAGCCCCATCTTAGGGTCATACAACGCAATACCGACGGTGAGAGCATCGTACTCCCGCGGCAATTCATTAGCATGCTGGCCTTCCATTGCATTCAACCGGTTAGTATTCTCCCAACCTGTTCGTTACTATGACCGATATATACGCCTATAGAGAGAAGGGTGAAGGCCGTACGCTCCGCTAAACGTGTTCCGTGCGCTCAATATACTGCTCAATCGTGTCTGTCGAAACGTCGCCTGCCGTCCCGACGTAGTACAAGTCCTCTCAGAACCCACCACCCCACAGATACCTCTCCAAAACGACTCGTGCTGTTCCCACATCTCCCGGGCCGTGATGCTCTTGACTGTCCGTACAATCTCGCTCGGAGCGTGCTTCGGGTGGGCAGAAAGAAACAGATGTACGTGGTCAGATGAGATGTGCAATGATAGTATATCGTAGCCGTATTCGTCGCACACGTCACGGAAGCTCGTTTCCAGTGAGTCCTCGATTGGTTCGAGAATCTCGGGACGGTATTTTGGACACCACACGAAGTGGTAATTGACGTTGTACACTGTGTGATTCGACCGTTTTTCGCCCATATCAAACCCTTTCCACCGACACAGTTAAGTATATCCGAGGGATATACGTTTCTATGGTGAATCGCTTTGAAATCGACGGCGAGGAAGTTCTCGACGGTGAGGTCAAACCGTTCGGGAACAGCGCCCACATCACCGTCCCCAAACGCTGGCGTGGAGCGGACGTGAAAGTCGTCCGAACCTCAGAACCCGACGGAGGAGATGATGAGTAGTAGTACGAAAACTGAGTCTGCTCGAACCGCTTCCATCGTTCAGATACTCTGTGAGGCCGGGGGAAAGGACGTTGTTCTTCGGTTCGATGGGCCGATGAGTGGCCCCACGTCGAAATATGACGGGTCATCTTACCACCACGACACACTCCCCAAGGCAACCCTAAACGCAACTATATGGCGTGCCAGCATCGAAGACGAAGGGGAGACGCTCATGTGTTTTGCAAAAATCTGGCTGGACGAATTAGACCGGGTGGGGATTGACCCTTCCATCGTGTACACAGAGCCTGTTGATGAACAACCAGAATACTGTGTTGTGGATATTAATGCGTCCCGTCAGTGGTGGCTTGATGAGTACGAGGATTTGACGCGAGAGGAAGCAGAACAAGCAATCAACAACGGGCGTGAAGAAGAAGCTCTCCCGCCGTGGGATGGCCTCCCTACCGTTACGGTCAACGTTGAACGCACCCTAGAGTGCCATGAAAAGTCGTCTGATTCTGGGTTCCATATCCAATATGACCCACCGACCCACGAGATTGGGAGGCTTATTGACGTTCGAATCAAATGACTACGAATCTCCTCGTCAAGACGCTGGACTTCCAACTCGACATCCAGAGTGACAACGAGGGCCTGCTGTACGACGCCACGCTCGAAACCCGCCGAGTGTACCAAAGCGATGTTCTCAGCACCTAGGTTTCCCACACTTTTTAACAGTATAAACACATATTCAACCCTATTGCACTACATCGTCCACCTGTCCTGAACCAACTACGTGTGCGAATAGAGCGCTCTGCAGACAAGGGGTGCTTCTCGAACTCCGATAGGACTACTTCCAGAAAATATCCTGTATCTCCATACTCTCAAACCACCATGCAAAGGTCGGGCTAACTACTGTGTGAATGAGTAACGCAGTTCCGCTTGATCTGCTTCCGGATGACACTGGCTGGAGGCAGATCGGAGCACTGGCATCCAGCTAAATCAGCGCCTCGATCGGCTGTGTAGTAGCATACGAAGGGGGTTCACTAACCCCCTTTTCATCAGCGTCTGAGTAGTAGTCACCAACCAACGTTTCGGAGATCCTATTCTTACTTGGAGATGGTGAAGTTGCCGTCTTCGTAGACTACTGCGTCGAACAGGGGTGTTAACGCGTTTATGGTCATTTCGTCACAGGTTTTGGAGTTGATGTGGTAGTGTGCCGTGACGTTGGATGAACTGATTTTTTCAGTCAACAGATGGAAGAACTTGAATCCGGTCTCAATATCTGTCCGGTCTATAACTGCTTCGATGGAGCGGAAGCAGAGAACCGTTTTATACGGGTTTGACGTCCAGTCCCCGATTGCTTGAAGGATTTCCTTCCCTAGGCGGGAGAAGCCGTCCTCCATATTCATATCGACTAGGTCTGTTTTCACATTGAAGAGCTGGCTGTCCGGCTCACTGCCTTCAGAAGTCACTGATATCACTTTGTTGTTGGCCGGTGGCTTCGTCCCGTGCTGGAGAATAGGCTCTATTGAGTGGTCCGGATGTTGGCCGTACACCACATTTAAAACGTTTTCATGGTCGAAAGGGTACTGCTGTAATAGGTCAGCGCAGATCTTGTCTTCATCTCCGGAGGACATGTGAAGCGTGTTGGAAAGGTTGTCGAGCTGTGCATAGATCGAGGCGGGGTCCCTGAGAACTATCCGTCCGTCACTGTGTGCGGTCACGTCGTATCCTTCGTACCTGAATGAGAACGAGACATCGCTTCGGCTGTGCCGGATGTTGTCCAGAAGCTCCGGGTCGATAATGTTTTGAACCGGGTCCAGTTCGCCGCGGGAGGCGTTTACCAGGGAGCCTACGACACGTATCAGTTTTTGGCTTGGCTGCTCCGATTCATTGACTGTAAACAGGTACGGACTTTCATGAACCATTTTTCACGTCTATATCTCGGAACGCGGCGAGGTAGTCCTCGTGGGTGAACCCGTCAAGCGTTTCATCAACATCCTTCTGCAGATCATATATATCTTGTTGAAGTTCCAGGTACTCCATGTTTGCCTCGAGCTCGGATTCCTGTTTCTCCTGTTCCAGTACGGCTTTGGTTGCCAGCAACTGGCTTAGATCCTCCGTATTCTCCTCGTAGTCCGTCCGGTTTAGAAGTCTGTCAACAACTTCTTGAATCCCGTCCTTCTTCACAGGTTTCACCAGGTACTCATCGAAACCCATACCGATCACATCGAAGTCGGGGTCGACCGCGGACACTACCGCGACCTTGACCTGGTACTCTTTCTCCCGTATATGCTCCAGTACTTCATCACCACTCAGGTTCGGCATACGCCGGTCAAGGAGCACCACATCGATTTCATCGTCCAGTTTGGAAAGCCCCTCTCGTCCATCACATGCTGTTTCGACTTGGTACTGGTCCGACAGCCACTGCATGTAGATATCAGTGAGCCTCTCCTCATCGTCGATAATCAATACCCTGTCTTCCTCGGCTTGCACGCTAGTTCCTGTCATTGGTAGTTACCGTCCGTGGTTCAACTAACGATTTGATCGTACGAGAATCATATAAATCTTCTTGAAACTGGTAAATACCTGACTTTTGTAGCAAATGATCTGTCCGTGGTTAGTCCAATTGGTTCTTCTCCAAGTTGGTGAATAACAGTAATAGATGTCATCAGATCTTTCTTATGGGAAAACTATTCAAATATGTTATTGGCAGAGTTGGGGTACTAAGCCCCTCGTCAAGTATGAGGATAGGATAGTTCACCGTAATGACTATTAAGAGACATTCCTCAGTTGATTGTGATTCCTTCAGGTGTTGGTGGCGGTGTGCCTGCGGCTAAGTCTTTGAGGTCGATCACATCCATGGCCGAGAACTGTTGGGAGGCGACCTCCACCCTGTCTACGTTACCGGTTCCAGGTGTGGCCATGGTAAAAGTTGTAATCTCGTTCGTGTCAAGTGGTTCTGTGAACTGTTCCTGGACCGGACTGTCGGCGAACCCCGTGACGGAGAAGTTGGTGAGTTCGGTCTCACCATTGTTCTGGATAGTCAGGTTCAGGAATCCGTCCTGGGTGTTGTACACTACGTCAAGTATATCGAGCCGTGCTGATGTCGAGTCCAAGAGATCATCCTGACGGTCTTCGACTCCTTCCTGGCTTGACTCCAGTGTATCGGTGTAAAACGGTGCTGTAACTACTGCCACGCTTACTGTGAAACCGGTCAACAAAACCGCTGCGATGATCGGTGAAATCCCTTTCACGGTGTAATACACCCCTCCAACGGCTGTGACTCTCCAAACCGATTGTAGGATGTTACACGGTAACAGATATGTTTCCCGAACTCGAGATCTCTGGGTCAACTGCCTCGGGGTCAAGCCCCAAGGCTTGTCAGTGGACTCCCGCTCTAACTGCGAAGGGCAGTAGGTCGAAATCGACCATTCGCATTCAACGTCCCTGACTTCAGAGCCAGTTGACTCGTGGCTCGTCCAGCACTAGACTTGAGCCAGTGCTGAACAAGACGCCACCCAACGTTTCGAGCGGCGTTATAGTCGGCGTGCAGTTGCTTCCCGCATTTCAGACACCCGAACTCGTCACCATCACGATTATCCTCGTGCGTGAACCCACACTCACTGTGACTACACCGTTGACTTGTATAGGCAGGTGCAACATCGTCCACGTCGATACCGTATTCTTCGGCTTTGTATTCGACATGGCGTTGGAGTTCACGGAACGCCCACTGCTGGAACTTTGAGGCGTTGGAGTTCACGGAACGCCCACTGCTGGAACTTTGAGGCGTTCGAGATACGCTCGCGGATATGCTTCAGGTTCTCGAACGCGATGGCCGTACAGTCGTTCTCAACAGCTTCTCGAACAAGTGCTTTTGACACTCTGTGGAGGTAATTAGCACTCCATCGAGCGAACCGTGACCCAATACTTTTGATGGTGAGATGCGCCGAGTGAGTGCCTGTCTGTTGCAGGTTGCCGCGCCGACGTTCGTACTCATTGCGCTTGTGGTTGAGGTAGTCTGCATTGCCAAGGAACGCTCCGGTTGACGTGACGGCGAGGTAGCCATCCACGTTCAAATCGACACCGAGAACCACTCCGTTCTCGGACTCATCGTCGCTAGAATCGGATTCGACATCTTTCTTCACGGCGACGTGGAGGTAGTACGTGCCATCGCGTTTGTGGAGCGTTGCTTCGCCTTTCTCCCATTCGTCTGTCCAGTAGTCCTCGAACGGCGTCCCCTCCTCGGTGACTGGGGTGACGTATTTGGCAGTCACGCGGTCGTCAACAGTGGCGAGGGATACGTGGTCGTCGTTGTACGTAATGGTTCGACCGGTGTACACGACGACGCTCCCTCGGAATTCGGGTTTGCTGGCTTTTTCACCGTCTTCGATGATGCGATCTTTGCAGTTTCCGAGTGCTGTGGCCGCGAGGTTGCGGGCACTTTGAACGAGGCTGGATTGCAGGGTGAGTTTGTCACGAACGTCAGAATACGTTTCCTCATGGAGTGTATTCTTCGTGTCCGTGATTTCGTAGGGGTTGTCGTCCCATCCGTGGTCAGCGACGTGTTGCGCCGCTTGACGGAATTGCTCGAACGTCTCATCGAGGACTTCGTAGTCCTCTTCGGAAACGTCGAGTTTGACTTGAATGTTCCGAACAACCTCCATATTTCATTAGTATGCTTGAAGATACTTCATAGTATTTTTATTCAAGTATGGGGAGTCGGACTTGCTATCGCGCGTGGTTTGCGAAAGGTAGTGTCGGCTTCCTCCCCAACCTCAAGGGTCGGGGTATCCGCCTCGACCACCGATGAATAACCGGTACTGTCCGTCCGTTATACTTGGGATGCCGGTGAACTGGTAGCCGACCGTGGACCCTGTTACCGCCTCCGTTTCGATTTTTAGAACGGTATCGCCTACTGAAGGCGTGGAAAGATCGTACTCCTCCAGTATGGAGCTGGTTCCCGTAACGGTGTTCGAGACCACGCTGATATTCCTGTCATCGCCGATCCCCAGAACTGAATCGTAGAAGTAAAGGTCTGAAACGTCGAATAGGTAGTCCTGTCCCCAGGTTACAGTGGAGTTGGATCCGGTGATGGTTACTGAATCATCCTCGTAGACGGTCAGTTCAGCGGCCGCATTTGAAACCATGAAGGTGAACACGAGAACCAGTATAAATGTCTCAGTAGAACGTTTGATAGAAATAGGTCTACGCATGAAATAATAGGCCATTCAATTGTTTTGTAACTAATAATTACACCATGGATGGTTCCAATAGTGGAATCTCTCTAGGAAGATCAACAGACCATACCGATACAGTTTCGTGGAGAAAACCTCTGGAAGCCCTCACGATGCTTCGTCAGAACAGGGCATCAAGTTCCCCACCGGTATCGACAAGAGAGGCAAGTTCGTCGTCGGCATTGGCTTGCAGGGTTTCGGTTCGATTCTGTGCTTCGATCGCGACCTGCTGAAGGTTGTCGATCCGTGGAACATCAGTGATACCAGACAGGAGCACGATTGCACCGACTTCGTCGCTGTGAGGCATCGGATAATCGCCGCCGCGGATCTCCATGCTACCGGTTTCGTCCTCGAGCCACTGGCGGCCGCGTTCAACACCTTTTCGGCTCAGTTTCTCTGGTGGCCCGGTCGCAACGACGAGTCCGCGGTCCGCACTTCCAACATCACAGGGAAGTGTTAGCTGGCCGAGCGCTGCCTTACGGACGAGACTTGTTATCCGGTTCGTTGCAGTTCCTTTCTCGAAACCGGTATCCTCTCTAAACGATGCGAGGATTCCATCGCTCGAGGTATTAACCGTTTCACTTGCGTAACCGATGGTCGAGACACCATCCTGAAGCGTGTTGATGATCTCCGAAGAGTCCACGACGCTCTCGGCGATCTGATCCCCTTGTCCCACCTCGCCTGCGGCGAACAGCAGGCCGAACCGCTCGACGATCTGGCGGTTGATCTGGCTGTAGCCGTCGGCAACCGATTCGCCGGCACTGCGCCAGACATCGTTGTCGAAGACGAGCAGGTTGTCCACCTCACGGACGAACGTCTGGAACGAGCGGGCGGCGTTGAGCGTGTAAATTCCGCCTTCGTCCATCGCCGGGAGAATGCCTAGGCCGAAAACGGGCTGGCTATAGATCCGTTTGAGGTGGGTTGCGAGTACCGGCGCTCCACCGGAGCCGGTTCCACCACCCATTCCGGCGACGATGAGGAAGGCATCGATTTCATGGATCGGGATCCGGTCAATCGCTCCCTGGATCTCGTCGATATCCTCCTCAGTCACTATCGCGCCGAGTTCGTTGTCGGCACCCACACCATGTCCTTTCACGCGTGCTTGGCCGATGAGAACACGGTCCTCCTGTGGAATGTTTTCAAGTCCTTTCAAAT is a window encoding:
- a CDS encoding DUF2080 family transposase-associated protein, producing the protein MVNRFEIDGEEVLDGEVKPFGNSAHITVPKRWRGADVKVVRTSEPDGGDDE
- a CDS encoding IS1595 family transposase, with protein sequence MFPIKTFVSERRAANLLAQIRWRDGVYCPRCRGESVIRYGSYRVFQRYLCKDCDRTFNDQTGTVFEHSAVALRKWFLAVYTYIRFNTSLRQLDVEIDVSYKTIYRRVQRFLRALDAPRLQFEGPIEIDEFYVKAGLKGRERDQPSRSRGLSTRGRGTYAEDKLPVFVLADRGSGERYVIPAKAAMESKIRLLLADRQQESLTVYTDGFRAYEPLEEDDAFTREYVVHGDGEYVDGDVHVNTCESHASLARRWLSPHRGVSKDKLTPYFRAFQLRREVFRKPGGEALKTILKTVL
- a CDS encoding response regulator codes for the protein MTGTSVQAEEDRVLIIDDEERLTDIYMQWLSDQYQVETACDGREGLSKLDDEIDVVLLDRRMPNLSGDEVLEHIREKEYQVKVAVVSAVDPDFDVIGMGFDEYLVKPVKKDGIQEVVDRLLNRTDYEENTEDLSQLLATKAVLEQEKQESELEANMEYLELQQDIYDLQKDVDETLDGFTHEDYLAAFRDIDVKNGS
- a CDS encoding tubulin/FtsZ family protein, producing MKLALIGFGQAGGKVVDEFLAYDEGINGGFIESAIAVNSATTDLKGLENIPQEDRVLIGQARVKGHGVGADNELGAIVTEEDIDEIQGAIDRIPIHEIDAFLIVAGMGGGTGSGGAPVLATHLKRIYSQPVFGLGILPAMDEGGIYTLNAARSFQTFVREVDNLLVFDNDVWRSAGESVADGYSQINRQIVERFGLLFAAGEVGQGDQIAESVVDSSEIINTLQDGVSTIGYASETVNTSSDGILASFREDTGFEKGTATNRITSLVRKAALGQLTLPCDVGSADRGLVVATGPPEKLSRKGVERGRQWLEDETGSMEIRGGDYPMPHSDEVGAIVLLSGITDVPRIDNLQQVAIEAQNRTETLQANADDELASLVDTGGELDALF
- a CDS encoding HalOD1 output domain-containing protein, coding for MVHESPYLFTVNESEQPSQKLIRVVGSLVNASRGELDPVQNIIDPELLDNIRHSRSDVSFSFRYEGYDVTAHSDGRIVLRDPASIYAQLDNLSNTLHMSSGDEDKICADLLQQYPFDHENVLNVVYGQHPDHSIEPILQHGTKPPANNKVISVTSEGSEPDSQLFNVKTDLVDMNMEDGFSRLGKEILQAIGDWTSNPYKTVLCFRSIEAVIDRTDIETGFKFFHLLTEKISSSNVTAHYHINSKTCDEMTINALTPLFDAVVYEDGNFTISK
- a CDS encoding archaellin/type IV pilin N-terminal domain-containing protein, whose translation is MKGISPIIAAVLLTGFTVSVAVVTAPFYTDTLESSQEGVEDRQDDLLDSTSARLDILDVVYNTQDGFLNLTIQNNGETELTNFSVTGFADSPVQEQFTEPLDTNEITTFTMATPGTGNVDRVEVASQQFSAMDVIDLKDLAAGTPPPTPEGITIN
- a CDS encoding DUF6908 domain-containing protein, with the translated sequence MKLIREILKQLEVDSVDDLEVNQEITVENGDFPELNIKKVDGNHVIVGHYYRRMGEVKACPEIIFKVKDGEWIPIRYTQSQGIHRHDKNGLQSGQKFVKQWSRTLKSQGFVDAAKKQGNKAKSLDTTTCSTTSPRKRADPPVSPAMNVEDILEKYGLTKETTARYIDAVTRMSQAETAEELEVSRDTVNRYKNAFDRMTCLERIQLTASLSTNKLLQQISENIQE
- a CDS encoding PAS domain-containing sensor histidine kinase, whose amino-acid sequence is MEVPEDVDGFSHLIEHIQDAVVGFELVGSEPEVRWVNKSFVDLFGYSRDQIVNAPLNKYIVPEWLRREAATLDKRTDDGEVNYQRVQRQTFDGLQEFLYRGIPYDSDRVDGFAVYTPLTKVSRQERQVQVLNRVLRHNLRNQVTVIEGNVERLIARLDRSDDRTDEIATDARESISNLRNLSEEVGQIHQILGRPPTGDNRVDLMAVLDDTVEEFRKKYPSSVIKTDIPPTLCVRASSDIRTAVEELVENAVEHNPADQSHIWIYTQPVVEDEWIDLVIDDDGPTIPKSERKVIADGAEITSHQHGSGLGLWLAKWTVEKSGGQLLIGESSLGGNKLRIRLQTFD
- a CDS encoding PAS domain-containing sensor histidine kinase codes for the protein MEGQHANELPREYDALTVGIALYDPKMGLILDTNNRLESIMGYPVDRLREIPIERYTANSYSFSEPDFINRLRVSVSGNPQQFKWRIKRGDGELIWTRIRLSQFSGGSQERVFAEIHDITDYYDMSHRAELFWRLLRHNLRNEATLIQGSATQIRDTTESSYVDTAAETIQSGAAELGNIAESVKEIEQSVDSTETQRVYRNVADTVEEVTTTIETDYPSAEITIEEKEEMWTYVNNGFRTALTHALENAIIHNEKTDPFVKVEIGPSPNTGRVDIQISDRNPEIPDVETNPLFDLEETTSTSHGSGVGLFVMKWCVESLGGEIEFERRNPKGNTIHYYLPPKESVESVP